The Megalobrama amblycephala isolate DHTTF-2021 linkage group LG18, ASM1881202v1, whole genome shotgun sequence genome segment TTGCCAACACAGGTGTCAGTTTCAGAATCCTGAGGGATTAGAAAGCATGTTGGGACACTCATAAGTTAAATTTAAACACAACGGACAGAATGTGAAGTAAGTGATgacacaaaaagaaaacatgcattGTGGCATTTAAGTATTTATTAGAATAACCCTGCTTTGCCAGAATTATTAATATAAGGTATATTAAggtatattaatataaaagtaGGAAAACTTCTCTTGCATTAACCTCTTCCCTTAATAGAAAGTTATGCAGACCCATTAGAGTGTCAGAGTGATCACTGTAAATAGAACAATGATGCACTTCTCTGGTATTTAACAGATGGGTCACAAAAATACAGCTGACTTGTTTTGGAACATGACTGCAAGTGCTCAGTCATAGCAGCTCTTCGACAGGCTGACACATACTGTGGTGCTAATATCGGAGTGTTGCTGGAATGTTCTGAGGCAGTATATAAAAGCATTGGGTCTTGTTCACTGGGACAGAAGCACAGACGAAGTCGACCAGCTCAACACAGCACCAAAAATCCACCAAAGATGCTTTGCCCAAGCACATTTCAGCCTAATCTCAGCCCATTCATGGACTTCCACTGGCCAGTACGCAGCCTGTGGCCGGAGACAAGACCTCTGTTCTTTCAGATCGAGAAAGAAATGATGAGACACATGCAGGAGATGAGGCACAACCTGGAGTTCATGGAACGCCTGCACCAAAGGATTTTTGACGAGATTGACCATGTCCCACCCATGACCACTTTCAAACCCATCTCATTCCAGGTCGGAAAGGAAGGAAGCCACTATGCACTGACACTAGATACGAAGGATTTCTCTCCGGAGGAGCTGTCCGTCAAACAAGTGGGCAGAAAGTTGCGGGTGAGCGGCAAGACGGAGAAGAAGCAAGATGATGGGAAAGGATCGTTCTCGTACAGATGCCAAGAATTTAGGCAGGAGTTTGACCTTCCTGAAGGTGTGAATCCTGAGACGGTGACCTGTTCGTTAAATAATGGCCAGCTACAGATACAAGCACCCAAAGAAGCTAATGCTGTGAGCAACGAGAGAGTGATTCCCATTACATACAGTCCTGCTGTGAAGAGTCCTGCTCCTCAGAGCCCTGCTCCTCAGAGCCCTCAGCCTGAGAGCCAAGCAGCTGAGCCAGAGTCTACAGATAACTGAGCTTAGCCTCTATGAATATATAACCCACAATGGAACAAATGACTCTATGGAACACCCACATAAAGCTCGAACCTAAATGATTGTAAAagaattcagatttttaatgatGCTGATTTATTAACTGTATTAACATTTTGTTCATTGTATTAAGATTTTCTAATACAGAAGTCAAATACTTCAATTCagtaatatatttgtttttgttaaattgcaaagagaTGTTTTTGCCAAAAA includes the following:
- the LOC125252593 gene encoding heat shock protein beta-11 gives rise to the protein MLCPSTFQPNLSPFMDFHWPVRSLWPETRPLFFQIEKEMMRHMQEMRHNLEFMERLHQRIFDEIDHVPPMTTFKPISFQVGKEGSHYALTLDTKDFSPEELSVKQVGRKLRVSGKTEKKQDDGKGSFSYRCQEFRQEFDLPEGVNPETVTCSLNNGQLQIQAPKEANAVSNERVIPITYSPAVKSPAPQSPAPQSPQPESQAAEPESTDN